In Phycisphaerae bacterium, the following proteins share a genomic window:
- the sppA gene encoding signal peptide peptidase SppA — protein MDFEQNNNRSEPSQPKPLESIYGAPSVINMPKKRTGWRIFWGIILTLSVLANVVLFLVLIGVAAVFVTGQEGVFTEEVIQSGPRSAKIAVITVQGIIDDELARDVYKQIKSARQDSRVKGLILRVNSPGGTISGSDQICNEIRKYRQEEDKPAVAFMQGVAASGGYYVSAGCDQIVAEPTAITGSIGVIGGHFVVQGLLEEKLGIQPVIFKSSEKKDWPSPFQQVTDEQRQYVQDKLISPAYNRFVQIVAEGRGEALTFDDVKRLADGSIYGAEEALSEKLIDKIGYIDEAIEQVKSLAGIEKAQVVEYRKPFSLAYLLSSRSRGVLKIDKSMLYELNTPQILYLWSL, from the coding sequence ATGGATTTTGAGCAGAACAATAATCGCAGCGAACCATCACAGCCAAAACCATTAGAGTCAATATATGGCGCACCATCAGTAATAAATATGCCTAAAAAACGGACCGGCTGGAGAATTTTCTGGGGCATTATTCTCACTCTGTCAGTGCTGGCAAATGTTGTGTTATTTTTGGTGCTGATTGGCGTGGCTGCGGTCTTCGTTACAGGGCAGGAAGGTGTTTTCACCGAAGAAGTTATACAATCCGGACCGCGGTCGGCTAAAATCGCGGTAATCACTGTGCAGGGTATAATAGATGATGAACTAGCTCGAGATGTGTACAAGCAGATAAAATCAGCCCGACAGGATAGCCGGGTAAAGGGACTGATTCTTCGTGTGAACTCGCCGGGCGGAACAATTTCCGGCAGCGACCAAATCTGCAATGAAATTCGCAAGTACCGCCAGGAGGAAGATAAACCGGCAGTGGCGTTTATGCAGGGCGTTGCTGCTTCGGGGGGCTATTATGTGTCGGCAGGATGTGACCAGATTGTAGCTGAGCCGACAGCTATTACAGGCTCAATAGGTGTGATAGGGGGGCATTTTGTTGTCCAGGGGCTGCTGGAGGAAAAGCTCGGTATTCAGCCGGTCATTTTCAAGTCGAGTGAAAAGAAAGATTGGCCAAGTCCTTTTCAGCAGGTTACAGATGAACAGCGGCAATATGTACAGGACAAATTAATTTCTCCCGCCTATAACAGGTTCGTGCAGATTGTTGCCGAGGGCAGGGGGGAAGCGCTTACATTTGATGATGTCAAACGACTGGCTGACGGCAGCATCTACGGCGCTGAAGAAGCGCTCAGCGAAAAGCTGATAGACAAAATCGGATATATCGATGAGGCCATAGAGCAAGTCAAGTCGCTGGCGGGGATCGAAAAGGCGCAGGTAGTGGAATATCGCAAGCCGTTTTCTCTGGCATATCTGTTAAGCTCTCGCAGCAGGGGCGTCTTAAAAATCGACAAATCCATGCTGTATGAGCTTAACACACCGCAGATATTGTATCTTTGGAGTTTATAA
- a CDS encoding lysophospholipid acyltransferase family protein, whose protein sequence is MTLKSRHMTDSVQRKKKKKHNLVKDLLAYLALRILVTFLYLFDVETNLKTACFLGRLLWKYYHRGRNRALDNLRASFPEKSEQWVWETGRRSFEHIVMLAVDVLFTPRLVKRHNWRNYSRYKNVERTKWLMQEGRGLLIVGAHYGNFEIVGYLMGLFGFNVYSIARPLDNKFINNYLYEVRQQMGQKIIDKKGAAKLMDKAASTGATLCFIADQDAGKKGIFVDFFGRKASTYKSIGLIAATNNIPIVVGYSRRIGNRFFFEMGVERIIFPEEWADKEDPLEWITAEYTKAIENFIREDPSQYWWLHRRWKHQPKTAAPKQQ, encoded by the coding sequence TTGACCCTAAAATCACGGCATATGACTGATTCCGTCCAACGGAAAAAAAAGAAGAAACACAACCTCGTCAAGGATTTGCTTGCCTACCTTGCACTGCGCATCCTCGTGACGTTTCTTTATTTGTTCGATGTCGAGACCAATCTGAAAACTGCTTGCTTTCTCGGCCGGTTGTTATGGAAATACTACCATCGCGGCCGGAATCGTGCTTTGGACAATCTTCGTGCCAGTTTCCCTGAAAAGAGCGAGCAATGGGTCTGGGAAACAGGCCGGCGAAGCTTTGAACATATTGTAATGTTGGCGGTGGATGTGCTGTTCACACCTCGATTAGTAAAAAGACACAACTGGCGGAATTACTCGCGGTACAAAAATGTGGAGAGGACCAAATGGCTGATGCAGGAAGGCCGGGGGCTGCTGATAGTCGGGGCCCATTACGGCAACTTCGAAATTGTGGGCTACCTGATGGGGTTATTCGGTTTTAATGTTTATAGTATTGCCCGCCCCTTAGACAACAAGTTCATTAACAATTACCTTTACGAAGTTCGCCAGCAAATGGGGCAAAAAATAATCGACAAAAAAGGTGCAGCGAAACTGATGGACAAAGCTGCCTCAACCGGCGCGACTTTATGTTTCATCGCCGACCAGGACGCTGGCAAAAAGGGAATCTTCGTTGACTTCTTCGGCCGAAAGGCCAGCACCTATAAAAGCATAGGATTAATTGCCGCCACAAATAATATTCCTATAGTGGTGGGATACAGCAGAAGAATCGGAAACCGTTTCTTCTTCGAAATGGGGGTCGAGCGTATTATTTTCCCCGAGGAATGGGCCGACAAGGAAGACCCCCTCGAATGGATTACGGCTGAATACACCAAAGCGATTGAAAATTTCATACGTGAAGACCCCAGCCAATACTGGTGGTTGCACAGGAGATGGAAGCACCAGCCGAAAACAGCTGCACCTAAGCAGCAGTAA
- a CDS encoding radical SAM protein → MKPKILLLNPPIYDFAAYDFWLKPYGLLSAAGYLRGKAEFIIFDYLDRLHPFMTGRKELKFDKWGRGRFYFEKVTRPPCLAQIPRYFRRFGLPRSLFQNFLTKQQPCDFIFVQTMMTYWYNGVQEVIEDVRKTWPKAKIVLGGNYVTLCYNHAQKLGADFLVRDADLQLLWEYLNITPDLKQPALWEAYEKLNVGVLKLSDGCPFNCTYCSVPNIYGKFEARPMEHSLAELQLLVKLGVENIAFYDDALLFDAEKVLIPFLEEVLRHSIEVNFHTPNAINARFITSKLAKLMVQAGFKTFYLGFESSSPEWQQRTGSKVFSDELAQAVKHLTAAGAEPTNITAYQILGHPYTDIQELEASMHFANSLGIRGMLADFSPIPGTPDGEYCRKWVDMNEPLFHNKTAFPNILLGFDETNRLKDLQRQLNRNVD, encoded by the coding sequence ATGAAACCGAAAATTCTCCTGTTAAATCCGCCGATTTATGATTTTGCCGCTTATGATTTTTGGTTAAAACCATACGGCCTGTTAAGCGCAGCAGGATACCTTCGCGGCAAAGCTGAATTTATCATCTTCGATTATCTCGACCGTCTGCATCCATTTATGACCGGGCGGAAAGAACTGAAATTTGACAAATGGGGACGGGGCCGGTTTTACTTTGAAAAGGTTACACGCCCCCCCTGCTTAGCACAAATCCCAAGGTATTTTCGTCGGTTTGGCCTGCCCCGCAGTCTTTTTCAGAACTTCCTTACAAAACAGCAGCCGTGCGATTTTATATTTGTTCAGACGATGATGACCTATTGGTACAACGGCGTTCAGGAAGTAATAGAGGATGTTCGCAAGACTTGGCCGAAAGCAAAAATCGTACTGGGCGGCAATTACGTTACTCTCTGTTACAATCACGCGCAAAAATTAGGAGCGGATTTTTTGGTGCGGGACGCCGACTTACAGCTACTATGGGAGTATCTAAACATCACGCCGGACTTGAAACAACCGGCATTGTGGGAGGCATACGAAAAGCTAAATGTCGGCGTTCTGAAATTATCCGATGGCTGCCCTTTTAACTGCACTTATTGCTCGGTGCCGAATATTTACGGCAAATTCGAAGCCCGGCCGATGGAGCACTCATTGGCTGAATTGCAGCTTTTGGTAAAACTCGGCGTCGAGAATATCGCCTTCTATGATGACGCCTTGCTGTTCGATGCTGAAAAAGTCTTAATTCCATTTTTAGAAGAGGTGTTGAGGCACAGTATAGAGGTAAATTTTCATACGCCAAATGCTATTAATGCGCGCTTTATCACGAGCAAATTGGCAAAACTGATGGTGCAGGCCGGATTTAAAACCTTTTACCTGGGTTTCGAGAGCTCTTCTCCGGAATGGCAGCAGCGCACCGGCTCGAAAGTCTTTAGCGATGAGCTTGCGCAGGCAGTCAAACACCTCACCGCTGCCGGAGCGGAGCCAACAAATATTACCGCCTATCAGATTCTCGGCCATCCTTACACCGATATCCAGGAACTGGAAGCTTCTATGCATTTTGCGAATAGTCTGGGCATTCGAGGAATGCTGGCAGACTTCTCGCCGATACCCGGAACGCCTGACGGCGAATACTGCCGCAAATGGGTGGATATGAATGAGCCGCTGTTTCATAACAAGACCGCATTCCCGAATATCCTGCTGGGCTTCGACGAAACAAACCGCCTGAAAGACCTGCAGCGGCAATTAAATCGAAACGTTGATTAA
- a CDS encoding 6-phosphofructokinase: MKKKRSIAILTGGGDCPGTNAVIRAVAKKAIIELGIEVIGIEDGFEGLINRRWRKLHYEDVSGILTIGGTILGTSNKADPYRFAVGKGKKTQFRDVSKTVIANLKKMGVECLVCIGGDGTLFIANRFHKDGIPIVAVPKTIDNDLRGTDVTFGFDTAVSIATEAIDRVHTTAQSHHRVMIVEVMGRTAGWIALYSGVAGGGDIILIPEIPYNIDSVVSKVKGRNRMGKRFSIVVVSEGAKPKGGEVVIQKIVKNSPEQVRLGGISFVLGHQIEQVTGIETRQVVLGHLQRGGSPTPTDRVLATQLGTKAVELIENRQFGYMAAVKGNDIAAVKLEEIAKGPRNVPLKHPLIITARAVGTCFGD, encoded by the coding sequence ATGAAAAAGAAAAGGTCTATTGCGATTCTCACAGGCGGCGGCGATTGCCCCGGGACAAACGCTGTAATCAGAGCGGTTGCTAAAAAGGCCATTATTGAGCTCGGGATTGAAGTTATCGGCATAGAGGATGGCTTCGAAGGTCTTATTAACCGCAGATGGCGGAAACTTCATTATGAGGACGTCTCGGGAATTCTGACTATCGGAGGCACGATATTAGGCACATCCAACAAGGCAGACCCATATAGATTCGCTGTCGGAAAAGGAAAAAAAACGCAGTTTCGTGACGTTTCTAAAACAGTTATCGCAAACCTGAAAAAGATGGGAGTTGAGTGCCTTGTGTGCATCGGTGGAGACGGCACATTATTTATAGCAAACAGATTTCATAAGGACGGCATCCCTATTGTGGCTGTGCCGAAGACAATAGACAATGACCTGCGGGGCACAGATGTGACGTTTGGTTTTGATACAGCCGTCTCGATTGCGACAGAGGCCATCGACAGGGTGCATACCACGGCCCAGTCGCACCATCGAGTGATGATTGTCGAGGTGATGGGCCGGACCGCCGGCTGGATCGCCCTATATTCCGGCGTCGCGGGCGGAGGCGACATAATCCTTATCCCTGAAATCCCTTACAATATTGACTCCGTGGTCAGCAAAGTCAAAGGCAGAAACAGAATGGGCAAAAGGTTCAGCATCGTGGTTGTCTCCGAAGGAGCAAAACCAAAAGGCGGCGAGGTCGTAATACAGAAAATCGTAAAGAATAGTCCTGAGCAGGTCCGCTTAGGCGGGATAAGCTTTGTATTGGGGCATCAGATAGAACAGGTAACCGGCATAGAAACACGGCAGGTTGTGCTGGGGCATTTGCAGCGAGGCGGCTCTCCCACACCAACAGACAGGGTTCTTGCGACCCAACTGGGAACAAAAGCGGTCGAACTGATTGAGAATAGGCAGTTTGGATATATGGCAGCGGTGAAGGGAAACGATATAGCCGCTGTTAAGCTTGAAGAGATTGCCAAAGGCCCCCGAAATGTTCCGCTTAAACACCCGCTGATAATCACTGCACGGGCGGTTGGCACGTGTTTTGGTGATTGA
- a CDS encoding alpha/beta hydrolase — MAKNSLMRGLGYKVILFAAVVALAVPCPAKTPCGKTALAKSSDGKLISYNVFGKGNVTLVFVHGWSCDSRYWQYQIPYFAKKYQVVTVDLAGHGHSEQTRKVYSLESFSEDVKAVVEKLDAKKVILIGHSMSGEIVAKASTLMPGRVIGIIGVDTIQNVEDTMPEEQFDTMTTGLKTDFKGTVKNFVESMLGKDMKSELKEWIIDDMSAEPPDVAVSAFEEYVEKFENNGIANLFKEVKVPVHCINADLWPTNPEVNRKYIAFYNVVFMKNAGHFIMLERPAEFNKLLDSNIKELLKQK, encoded by the coding sequence ATGGCAAAAAATTCTCTAATGCGAGGTCTTGGCTATAAGGTAATTCTGTTCGCAGCCGTCGTCGCCCTTGCGGTGCCCTGCCCGGCTAAAACGCCTTGCGGGAAAACCGCCTTAGCTAAGTCATCTGACGGCAAGCTGATTAGCTACAACGTCTTCGGAAAAGGCAATGTAACTCTTGTGTTCGTCCACGGCTGGAGCTGCGACAGCAGGTATTGGCAATATCAAATTCCGTATTTTGCCAAAAAATATCAGGTTGTTACCGTTGACTTGGCAGGACACGGCCACTCAGAACAGACCCGAAAGGTGTATTCGCTGGAAAGTTTCAGCGAAGATGTAAAGGCTGTAGTTGAGAAACTTGATGCGAAAAAAGTTATTCTCATAGGCCATTCGATGAGCGGCGAAATCGTCGCAAAAGCCTCGACACTAATGCCCGGCCGTGTCATAGGCATTATCGGCGTTGATACTATTCAAAATGTCGAGGATACTATGCCTGAAGAGCAATTTGACACAATGACTACAGGGCTGAAAACGGATTTTAAAGGCACAGTCAAAAATTTTGTGGAATCGATGCTTGGCAAAGATATGAAGTCGGAATTAAAGGAATGGATTATAGATGATATGTCCGCGGAGCCGCCGGATGTTGCTGTCAGTGCATTTGAGGAATATGTTGAAAAATTTGAAAATAATGGGATTGCGAACCTTTTCAAGGAAGTAAAAGTGCCGGTTCACTGCATCAATGCAGATCTTTGGCCGACGAATCCCGAAGTAAATCGCAAATATATAGCCTTCTACAACGTCGTTTTTATGAAAAACGCCGGACATTTTATTATGCTGGAGCGCCCGGCCGAGTTTAACAAACTGCTCGATTCCAACATCAAAGAATTATTAAAACAAAAGTGA
- the miaB gene encoding tRNA (N6-isopentenyl adenosine(37)-C2)-methylthiotransferase MiaB, protein MKNIKKKILIKSFGCQMNKLDTALVTSALKKAGFSLTDDEKDADAVLINTCSVRQHAEQRVISHLGHLKHIKKSKPDLVVGVIGCMAQRMGAELLEDKTVDIVCGPAQIPQITELVTKALQEKKRTISITEKIRQTSAEDQAMEKFEMVSDGDDSQLPAQAYVRAMRGCNNFCTYCIVPYVRGPEVSRPPEAIIEQIKQLAGSGVKMVTLLGQMINAYRYDSYCLADLLNMASEIDGIEWIRFVTSYPAEEFYEQILKAMAELPKVCHYLHMPAQSGSDKILKAMNRNYTAGKYLELIEKAREIVPGIAISGDFMVGFPGETEDDFEQTVSLVEKTRYKNCFIFKYSPRPGTAAEKRLQDTVPEEVKRQRNIKLLAVQEKISDELAKEYLGTEVKVLVEGPSKKANVNTCEKNGFVQLVGRTADDWIVVFDGPVSLAGEFAKVKITKTSPLTLFGEM, encoded by the coding sequence GTGAAAAACATTAAGAAAAAAATCTTAATTAAAAGTTTTGGGTGTCAGATGAACAAGCTGGATACGGCTTTGGTTACTTCTGCACTTAAAAAAGCAGGGTTTAGCTTAACTGACGATGAAAAAGACGCTGATGCGGTTTTGATAAACACCTGCTCGGTGCGCCAGCATGCGGAGCAGCGGGTTATTTCACATCTTGGACATCTGAAACACATCAAAAAATCAAAGCCGGATTTAGTGGTCGGGGTAATCGGCTGTATGGCGCAGCGGATGGGAGCGGAACTGCTGGAAGATAAGACGGTTGATATAGTTTGCGGGCCGGCGCAAATACCGCAAATTACAGAACTTGTAACTAAGGCACTGCAGGAAAAGAAAAGGACTATTTCGATAACGGAAAAAATCCGCCAGACGTCAGCGGAAGACCAGGCGATGGAAAAATTCGAGATGGTTTCAGACGGCGATGATTCGCAACTTCCAGCACAGGCGTATGTTAGGGCGATGCGGGGCTGTAATAATTTCTGCACATACTGCATTGTGCCGTATGTCCGCGGACCTGAGGTATCGCGCCCACCTGAGGCGATAATCGAGCAGATAAAACAACTGGCAGGCAGCGGCGTGAAAATGGTTACGCTGCTTGGGCAGATGATAAATGCTTATAGATACGATAGTTATTGCCTGGCGGATTTGCTCAATATGGCCAGTGAAATCGATGGGATAGAATGGATAAGATTTGTCACAAGTTACCCTGCAGAAGAGTTTTACGAGCAGATTCTAAAAGCGATGGCGGAACTGCCGAAGGTATGTCATTACCTGCATATGCCGGCACAAAGCGGCTCGGATAAAATCTTAAAAGCGATGAACCGTAACTATACGGCAGGCAAGTACTTAGAGCTGATAGAAAAGGCGAGAGAAATTGTGCCGGGGATTGCGATTTCGGGCGACTTTATGGTCGGCTTTCCGGGCGAAACGGAAGATGATTTTGAGCAAACCGTTAGTCTCGTTGAGAAAACAAGATATAAAAATTGCTTCATATTCAAGTATTCGCCGCGGCCGGGGACGGCGGCGGAGAAAAGATTGCAGGATACTGTGCCGGAAGAAGTTAAGAGGCAGCGCAACATTAAACTGCTGGCGGTGCAGGAAAAGATTAGCGATGAATTAGCGAAAGAATATTTGGGGACAGAAGTGAAAGTTTTGGTTGAAGGGCCAAGCAAGAAGGCAAACGTAAATACTTGTGAAAAAAATGGTTTCGTTCAACTGGTCGGACGGACGGCGGATGATTGGATAGTCGTATTCGACGGGCCGGTGAGTTTGGCTGGGGAGTTCGCAAAAGTGAAAATAACAAAGACAAGTCCACTAACTCTTTTCGGGGAAATGTAG
- a CDS encoding cold-shock protein — MSTGTVKWFNASKGYGFISPDDGGEDLFVHHSEIKTNGYASLDEGQKVQFEVGEGKKGPCATNVVPA, encoded by the coding sequence GTGAGCACAGGTACAGTAAAATGGTTTAACGCAAGCAAGGGTTACGGATTTATTTCTCCGGACGACGGAGGCGAAGATTTGTTCGTCCATCATTCGGAAATAAAGACCAACGGCTACGCATCATTAGATGAAGGCCAAAAGGTCCAGTTCGAGGTCGGCGAGGGCAAAAAAGGCCCATGTGCGACCAACGTGGTTCCGGCGTAA
- a CDS encoding GNAT family N-acetyltransferase, producing MEIRELTIKNYEEVLTLWESSKGVGLDSDTDTKERIEIYLQRNPGLSFAAFEKGKIIGAVLCGHDGRRGYLHHLTIAEAHRNKGIGAALADKVISKLRTIGIRKCNIFVFADNAGGQAFWKRNGWVERTDLKVMTKDIPP from the coding sequence ATGGAAATTAGAGAACTGACAATTAAGAATTACGAAGAGGTCCTAACGCTATGGGAAAGCAGTAAGGGAGTCGGTCTGGACAGCGATACCGACACTAAAGAAAGAATCGAGATATACCTTCAGCGCAATCCCGGCCTGAGCTTTGCGGCATTCGAAAAAGGGAAAATTATCGGGGCAGTATTATGCGGGCACGACGGCAGACGCGGATACCTGCACCATTTGACTATCGCTGAGGCGCATCGCAACAAAGGAATCGGCGCCGCGCTGGCAGATAAAGTAATTTCGAAACTGCGGACAATCGGTATTCGGAAATGCAACATATTCGTTTTCGCCGACAACGCGGGCGGTCAAGCGTTCTGGAAAAGAAACGGCTGGGTCGAACGGACGGACCTGAAAGTTATGACCAAAGATATTCCGCCGTAA
- the hisF gene encoding imidazole glycerol phosphate synthase subunit HisF translates to MLAKRIIPCLDVKDNRVVKGVHFLNLRDAGDPVELGKRYSDEGADELVFLDITATIRSRKTIVDLVEKVAENVFIPFTVGGGISSVDQIDQLLRSGAEKVSVNTAAVQNPNLLTEAAQRFGNQCVVLAIDARRSKTRPGRWQVTVKAGSEPTDLDAVEWAVKAEKLGAGEILLTSMDADGTKTGYDNELNKAVSDAVNIPVIASGGAGELEHLYDAIIQGGADACLMASITHFENYTINQMKEYLASRGIPVNL, encoded by the coding sequence ATGCTGGCAAAAAGAATCATTCCCTGTCTCGATGTTAAAGACAACCGTGTTGTCAAGGGCGTCCATTTCTTAAATCTTCGTGACGCAGGCGACCCTGTCGAGCTTGGCAAAAGATACAGCGATGAAGGCGCAGATGAGTTGGTCTTCCTCGACATCACCGCCACAATTCGCTCCCGCAAAACAATCGTTGACCTCGTCGAAAAAGTCGCCGAAAACGTCTTCATCCCCTTCACCGTAGGCGGCGGCATCAGCTCAGTTGACCAAATCGACCAGCTTCTCCGCAGCGGTGCCGAAAAAGTCTCCGTCAATACCGCCGCCGTCCAGAATCCTAACTTGCTCACCGAGGCCGCCCAGCGTTTCGGAAACCAGTGTGTTGTCCTCGCCATTGATGCCCGTCGTTCAAAAACACGACCGGGCAGATGGCAGGTCACCGTAAAAGCCGGCTCCGAACCCACCGACCTCGACGCTGTCGAATGGGCCGTCAAAGCCGAAAAACTTGGCGCAGGCGAAATCCTCCTGACAAGTATGGACGCCGACGGCACCAAGACAGGCTACGATAACGAGCTGAACAAAGCCGTTTCCGACGCCGTCAATATCCCCGTAATCGCATCAGGCGGGGCAGGGGAACTTGAGCACCTCTATGATGCAATCATCCAGGGCGGCGCAGACGCTTGTCTTATGGCTTCTATTACACACTTCGAAAACTACACCATCAACCAGATGAAAGAATACCTCGCCTCACGAGGCATTCCCGTAAATCTATAG
- the hisH gene encoding imidazole glycerol phosphate synthase subunit HisH — translation MPFMLIVIDYSVGNVKSVCNAFRHIGCEAKLSCKPQDIKAAAGLVLPGVAAFGYAVSALGPLAELIKELALAGKPLLGICVGYQMLFDRSSEYGPHKGLGLIAGNVVPVPSSQTVPHMGWNLVKLPEDMDLFTGLPKEKHFYFAHSFYADVADTKTEIAYTDYGFQLPASVQKGTIYGTQFHPEKSGPVGLKVLENFSKICQRKSI, via the coding sequence ATGCCATTTATGTTGATTGTTATCGATTACAGCGTAGGAAACGTCAAAAGCGTCTGCAACGCCTTCCGCCATATTGGCTGCGAGGCTAAGCTTAGCTGCAAACCGCAAGATATTAAAGCCGCCGCAGGCCTCGTCCTGCCAGGTGTCGCCGCCTTCGGCTATGCCGTCAGCGCATTAGGCCCTCTGGCCGAGCTTATAAAAGAGCTTGCTTTGGCAGGCAAACCTCTGCTTGGCATTTGCGTCGGATACCAGATGCTTTTCGACCGTAGTTCTGAATACGGCCCGCACAAAGGCCTCGGATTAATTGCAGGCAATGTTGTCCCTGTCCCTTCTTCGCAAACCGTCCCCCATATGGGCTGGAACCTTGTAAAGCTTCCTGAAGATATGGATTTATTTACAGGCCTGCCGAAGGAAAAACATTTCTACTTCGCGCACTCTTTCTATGCTGACGTTGCCGACACCAAAACCGAAATCGCTTATACCGACTATGGTTTTCAATTGCCTGCTTCGGTCCAGAAGGGTACTATCTATGGCACCCAGTTCCACCCCGAAAAAAGCGGCCCGGTAGGCCTTAAAGTTCTCGAAAACTTTTCCAAAATCTGTCAGAGGAAATCGATCTGA